One Gossypium raimondii isolate GPD5lz chromosome 3, ASM2569854v1, whole genome shotgun sequence genomic window carries:
- the LOC105794872 gene encoding uncharacterized protein LOC105794872, which translates to MASGSSGRGNTGNSKGFDFGSDDILCSYEDYGNQESSNGNHTEPNSSNKEFHKGRVARSMFPPSGYSQPEDSFSSDVAATVEKTMKRYTDNLMRFLEGISSRLSQLELYCYNLDRSIGDMRADLVHGNGDADSKLKSIEKHLQEVHRSVQILRDKQELAETQKELAKLQLAQKESSSSHSQSTEERVSPPASDPKKTDLTSEMQNQQLALSLPHQVASQQQPVAPHSQAPPQNLTQQSYYMPSNQLSNPQAPAAAPSPAPAPNPNPPPAPAQNQHPPSQYLTSDPQYRPPQIQDISRMPTQPTQAQGNQVQSFPQYQQQWPQQLSQQVQPQQQSSMQPQMRAPSTPAYSPYPPTQSTNQSQPEALPNSMAMQVSYSGLPQPVSSRADTITYGYGVPGRTAPQQPPQQIKGTFGAQPTDRYTGPGSNPTFPPGSAYMVYDSEGGRTHHPSQQPNFSQGGYPPAANVSLQTQPGAGPNVMVRNTNHPQFVRNHPYSELIEKLVSMGFRGDHVASVIQRMEESGQPPDFNAVLDRLNAHSSGGSQRGGW; encoded by the exons ATGGCATCTGGATCATCGGGTCGGGGAAACACGGGTAATTCCAAAGGGTTCGATTTTGGGTCCGATGATATTCTTTGCTCCTATGAGGATTACGGCAATCAGGAATCGTCTAATGGCAACCACACCGAACCCAACAGCTCCAATAAG GAGTTTCACAAAGGAAGAGTGGCACGTTCAATGTTTCCACCTAGTGGATACAGTCAGCCGGAAGACTCTTTCTCCTCAGATGTGGCTGCTACTGTTGAAAAAACCATGAAAAGATACACAGATAATCTCATGCGCTTTCTTGAAGGAATAAGTTCTCGATTATCACAGTTGGAGCTATATTGCTACAATCTTGATAGATCAATTGGAGATATGCGAGCTGATTTAGTTCATGGGAATGGAGATGCAGATTCAAAGcttaaatctattgagaaacaTCTACAAGAG GTCCACAGGTCTGTGCAGATCCTAAGAGATAAGCAGGAGCTTGCGGAGACTCAGAAGGAGTTGGCTAAGCTACAACTTGCACAGAAGGAGTCTTCTTCCAGCCATTCACAATCTACTGAGGAGAGAGTATCACCACCTGCCTCTGATCCTAAAAAGACTGACCTCACATCTGAGATGCAAAACCAACAATTAGCTCTTTCCCTACCTCATCAAGTAGCATCACAACAACAGCCCGTGGCGCCACACTCTCAAGCCCCACCTCAAAATTTGACCCAACAATCCTACTACATGCCTTCAAATCAATTATCCAACCCTCAAGCTCCAGCTGCAGCTCCTTCTCCAGCCCCCgcccctaaccctaaccctccCCCTGCCCCAGCACAAAATCAGCACCCCCCGAGTCAATATTTGACTTCTGATCCTCAGTACCGACCGCCTCAGATACAAGACATCTCTAGGATGCCAACACAGCCTACACAAGCCCAAGGTAATCAGGTCCAATCATTCCCTCAGTATCAGCAGCAATGGCCTCAACAATTATCACAGCAAGTGCAACCGCAGCAGCAGTCCTCTATGCAACCACAGATGAGGGCCCCATCAACACCAGCTTACTCTCCCTACCCTCCAACTCAATCAACAAATCAATCTCAACCAGAGGCGTTGCCAAACAGCATGGCCATGCAGGTCTCATATTCTGGACTTCCTCAACCCGTGTCTAGCCGTGCTGATACCATTACTTATGGGTACGGAGTACCTGGCAGAACAGCTCCCCAACAACCTCCTCAACAAATCAAAGGCACTTTTGGAGCACAACCGACTGATAGGTACACAGGACCTGGCTCCAATCCCACCTTTCCTCCAGGAAGTGCATACATGGTATATGATAGTGAAGGGGGTAGAACACATCACCCGTCCCAGCAGCCTAACTTCTCACAGGGTGGGTATCCCCCAGCAGCAAATGTCTCTCTTCAGACTCAACCAGGTGCTGGCCCTAATGTTATGGTTAGGAACACCAACCATCCGCAGTTTGTTCGCAATCATCCCTACAGTGAGCTGATTGAAAAGTTGGTGAGCATGGGTTTCAGAGGTGATCATGTTGCCAGTGTGATTCAGAGGATGGAAGAGAGCGGGCAGCCTCCGGATTTCAATGCTGTGCTTGATAGATTAAATGCACATTCCTCTGGTGGTTCTCAAAGAGGAGGATGGTAA